TCAACAACAGAAGCTGCTAAGACTGCCTTTGGGGAAACTAAGGATAAGTTAAGACCTGTTCTTCTGCAGCACAGGACAAACTGATGCAGATGTCATGGGGTTAAACTGGAAAAGCTTTGGAAAGGTGATGTATTACTACGGCTATTATTTAATGACATTTTACCTGGCTAATTAggttatatttttttacttttttactttttttactagctttcttctctctctACTTTTACtacatacataatataaaataatttgggTTACGAATCAGCCATATCATAAAGGGAAAAGATAATGTTATTCGCAAAAGCTGCATTCTATTGAACTTATTTCAAAGTTGGTATATACATAATACACATCGATATTAACCAGATAAGCCAGGTATACTGAAACCCGGAAATGCTGGCTCTGAAGGAGCTGCAGTCTGTGTTTCCTGTTCTTCTTgcatttcttctccttcttcttcctgttTGTATCCTCTCTGCATGAAATGTTGCTGTTTTTCGGCCCAGCTTTCTCCAGTGTATGCAGTATCTTTGAAAGCAAGTGGATCGTTTGGTCTTCCCCTACACCAAAACCTAAGCGATTTATCCGCTCCAGCAGTACACAGCAAATGACCAAGAGGATGATACTCAATCGTATATATTGCTTTATCGTGTGCATACGGTATCCGGCTCAACGGCTCGGTAATACTTTTCACATGAAATTCTTTAAAGTTGAGTGGCGAGATTGTATTGGGTTGGGCATCTGTGCTTATAGAACTATCATCAGTAACAATCTGTGGATCAATTGCCTTGCCAAGATCATATGTAGATAAAGAACCATCGTATCCGCCGATTGAAAGAATGGACGAATGAACTGGGTGCCATGACATTGCAGTCATGTCCGTATCATTGAAAGATCGTATTGATAATAATGGTTTCATTGTGCGAAGATCGAACACACGGGTAGAATGATCACGTGATGAGGCAGCCATGAGTCTCTGGTTACCAATCTGTTGGAACTGGGCTTTTGTAACTGTGTGCTTAAAATCATGCATAGTGGTAATACAGGTGGCATCACGTGGATCCCAAAATTTGACCAAGTTATCCTTTGAGCCACTAACAACTATTCCAAGACTTGGATGCCAATCACAGCACTTAACATCCCAGTGATGACCTTTTAATACACGTTCTTGCTGTGCGGTACTAAAGTTCCATATCTTAAGCATCTGATCATCAGAACAACTGACAAACTTGGAGCTGTTTGGTGAGAATGCCAAGCCCTGAATTGCATTATCGTGCGATTTGGGCAATATATTCACGTTATTGAAGTTCGGCTGCCAATATTTAATTGTACCCTCTTGATCACCACTGATCAACCAATCACCATCATGACTATATTGTAAAGCAAAGATCGCCGAGTCATGGGCCTGCATAATAGACTCAAAATTGAACGTCATGCCATTCCAAAGTGTGAACTCTCCAGAGTAGGAAGAAACCAAAACTCGCTTTGCATCTGGTGTCCATTTAATAGCATGTATAGCATGCCTTGCCTTATTAGTCGACACGTGAACAAATTTTGTCTCAACATCATATATAGCAGGTTGTTCTTTGAATGGTGGAAGTAGGTATGTAAGATATGACATCTCAGGTCTTATATGTCCCAACGGTTGCCTCGTTTTTCTCCTATTATACACATTTTTAcgaatcatcatctttccCATCGGTGTAAAATAGTCAATAGTTCTTCTGTgttgtattttcttttcctgctcCTCAGGTGTCATCCCCTGTTTCCCTCCTTGTGTGTTCATTTGCTGTTGTTGGTATGGCTTTCGATTAGGAAGGGGTAAACTATTTTGTTGCCATTTTCGTTCCCCCATTCCGCCGCTgttgttattattattccATATGTTGCTGTAATTATTCATTCCTCGCTACCTTATTTTAATCAATTAAGATCATGTGCCGATTTGATTCAGTGTATATGAATTGCTACCTTGAATTGTGATCAAATTCTGGTCGTCTaatgtttttcttcttattttttatttttttatttttattttttttttttttgtctacATTCTACACAAAGATCGGTATactaaatttttcaccctGCATGGAAATAATTCTTAATTCATTCCTGGATGTATATATTCACAAGATCTTCAATCGAAGCGGTCGCCCATTATAGAGAAGGAGCCTATTGAGGAAGAGATGACGCATATAGAAGAAGTCAACCATACTGGACCGATTTGTGCCCTAACGGCCCTCAGGACAAGCGACAATATCATTTTTGCTGGGGAAGGACCAAATCTAAAAGCTTACAATTTTGAACATGGAAAGAAAGTCTTTCAGAAACAGATATTTGCGAGAAATAAGATACATGGTATAAAGATCTATGAAAGTACGGCACCCGTCAACATTGCTATCTTTGGCGGAAAATCGCTTACCGTGTTTCCCTATGAGAAATTGAATGATACTGATTACCAGCCAAAGGAATACAGTGTTGGTGATTGGATCTTGGCCGTTGAGTTTTCGATTGATGGTACGAAGTTATATTGTCTAACGACACATAATGTTGTTTGTACGATTGATGTTGAGGGTATGAGACTAGTTGCCACAGATAATTGCGGTTGGAAGTCTATCCTTTATTCGGGCTGCATTCGTTCGCTAGATGATGGTCGAGTGATTGTTTGCTCTGGTACCGTTATGAATGGAATATTGGTTTGGCGTGTTGGAGAGCCAAACATCAAGTATAATTTGAAGGGACATGAAGGCTCGATTTTTGACGttgaaatatcatcatccggCAAATATTTAATTAGTTGTTCAGATGACAGAAGTATCAAGGCCTGGAATTTGGCAAACGGTCAGTTAATGGCCACTGGTTGGGGTCATGGTGCTAGAATATGGGGATTAAGTTTCTTCGATATGACCTCTGATGGTTTCAAGGTCTTCAGTTGCTCGGAAGATTGTACTGCCCGTGTTTGGCGGTATAGCAAAAACAATGCCCAGTTGATCCAATTGAAAGATTATTTGTCACATACTGGTCGAAATGTCTGGAGTGAATGTGTGAATGAGAAGCTAAAAGTGGGTTTCACTGGAGGGGCTGATGGAAAGTTGAAGGTCTATGATTTAAACGAGTCATCCAGGTCTGGTTATCTCAGTCACTTTTTCACTCTTTCCACAATTGCGTTACAATCTGGTAGTGCGatgaaaaaaggagaaattaTCAAATCTTACTATGATTTTGGCTCTGGTATGTTGGCTGTTAGCTCTACTGGTAAATTCTTTGTGGTTGAATCCAACTTTAGCCATTGGaagtttcttttccagaATTTTAGCTTTGGCAACTTTGCTATTTTGACGGGCTTTCAAAACAGCTCTGTGGTCGTTGCTGCTGATAAGCTTGGTCATATCTTGGTTCTGAGATTTGATGATTCAGCAGAAGTTGttcaaaagaatgaattccaaatttctGATTTATCTCGTATTGGAAATCTGATCAGTGTTCAAACTAATGATGCTAAAATGCTCCTTTTGGTGGATTCGCAAAATCCCAAAGagccatttttatttttggaaattgaTCCGGTATCACTAACACTTGCAACTCAGAAAAGTCTTGTCAAACCACAAGAGAAAATAATTGCCAGTACGGCGATAATAGATTTTAGAGACACTGGATTTCTCGTTGTTGGTTGCAGATATTGCATGATAGCTCTTTATGATCTTAAGGATAATCTCTCTCTATGTGCATActacaaaaataaagtgaaagGCGATACGGTTTCTCATTTTGAGTTTAGATCGGCTAATGCTGAAATTAGAGAGTTGTCGATTTATGCTACCATGAAAGATGGAAGATATTACATTGTTAAAACTAATAAAGAGCATTGCCTTGAGATTCTGGCTGATAATCGGCTGCAGAAAAGATTTGTGGAGGGGTGCTTTGTGGATCCAAGTGAACATTTCTTGCTTTATGGATTCAAGTCAACTTACTTTTTCGTTTGGGATGAAACTCGTCAATATGAGGTTCTCCGTGTTGAGTGCGGTGGACCACATAGACAGTGGTCTTTTAAACATAGTTATGATACAAATGGAAGGCTCAGATACAGATTTATATTTACTAGGGCCACAGAAATACAACTTTTGCAAAATGGAAAGTCTCCTTATGTTGAAGTTTTGGAATCGGGACTTCACGGACGTGAAGTCAGAAGCATGGCTGTTGTTGATGGGTGCTCCAAAAGTGAAAAGCTATTGATATCTGGCGGTGAAGATACAACTGTTAAGCTTTCTGTACTTACGGAAAATGGCTCTATTAAGCAATTATGGACCCAGAGACAGCACGGATCTGGTCTTCAATCAGTTCATAAGGTCAACAATGATTATGTACTCAGTTCTTCTGCCAGAGAAGAGCTTTATCTATGGAAAATACACCGGGAAAATGGACAGAATCCTTGTATGTCTCTTTATCGGACGGTAAAGCCTCTGTCGACGCATCCTGATTTACGTGTGATGGACTTCGATACAATAGAGGTCAAACAGGATGAAATAGATATTGGATTTGTGGTAGCAGCTGTTTACTCTAACTCTCAAATCCGTGTTTGGTATTTTAACTATAAGGAAAACACATTTAAAATTTTGGTGGAGGATAGATACAGATCCTGCTGTGTTTTGGGTGTTCATTTTGTTGtatttgatgataaaaTGTATGCGATGCTTTCATCAACTAATGGAAACATTACTGTTTATGAGGTTGGATCTGTGCTACGGAGATATTTCAGGATGGTTGGAACCAATGATAAATGCTATTTGGTTCCTCGAGCTGGTTCCTCCATGGATGATTTCTCAGCATCCAATTTGGGTGTGTTGGCTTGCGATCAGCATGTTCACCAGTCATCCATCAAAGATTTAGATTTCTCATACACGTCACCGGATGCTATTCAGATTGTTACCGGAGGTGATGATAATGGAATTGCACTCAGCACATTGGTAATAAGTCAAGGAAAACTTTCTTTCAATACACTATCTTTTATTCCAGATGCTGCTGCATCAACTGTTACATGTGTTTGTCTTGTTAGCATCACGCATGTTTTAATAGCCTCAGTTGATCAAAAGGTTAGACTCTGGAGTTTAGATAATCATACACTCACTTTGGTTGAAGATGGTTATACCACCGTTGCAGATACAGGCTGTATTGCACTTGCTAAATTTATCTCTGGCCAGAAGTTGGGACTTATAGCCGGGGCAGGAGTCTCTTCTTGGAGAGTATAAGTGCAATATAATACAAATGTAATATGCAAATAATAGAATATAttgtatttatatatacaagATAGTAGTCTGTGAGTAACATGAATCATGCAAATATCCGGATAACATGATTTTCACCTTTATCGAAGgatgcttcttttgacAAAGTGATGGCTCACCGAAATTAGAATCAGACCCTTAAATTCATTCTCACCCGTCTAATTCACCAAAAAAGTTTCAACCTTGTCTCTGCTTGTGCTTGGGATTAGCCTTGCAAAGCACATACACCCTTCCCTTTCTCCGAGCGATATAGCATTTGGGACACATCTTTTTGACTGATGACTTAACCTTGTATCCCCTTATAAACGCCGTATTCACACCGATAGAACGGCTTGTTAACTGTGGTAGGAACTGTCTTAATCCAATAAAGAGCATTATGAAAATTGTTATTCTAATTGCTAAAAATACAATTCTACTCAAGTTTTGATACGTAAATATGTTGTGCACAGTCTGTAAGGTACCCTGCAGTATTctatttcacttttcccCTGCTTTTTGTgtcattatttttcttcccttcTCAGTTAAAAACTGCCGACGCATCCTTACCCACGTGATATTGTTCTTAGATGTTTATTTTCGTGATATTCGATCAGAAGCTTTCGCGAACAGCTCTATTCAGCAACCGCTGACGCTCAAGGAGAAGAGTCACTAGCCCTAGTTCTAATCGAAATCAACTGTTTTGAGCTTTATaatttataaaaaaagtgcatatatatattttgcaatCTTGAATTTGTACATCCATTCTTGAACAGAGTATTTATAGCATCATGGATGGATGGGGAGAGGTAAGTAATTACAATAGTAGAAGGTTTGAACCTTCTCAGTCTCAGTTGGATCTTCTTGACtaacaatttttttttgtcatgATTTATTCTTTAGATCCTTCAGATTCCCGCAATCAAAGTGCCCAGAGGGTCACATTCAGCAGATAAGGCTGTACAAAAGGGTATAACAGCATTCAAATTTGACGATTCACATGATCTTATATGGCTTGGAGACTCATCCGGTTATCTATACTCATTTTATGGCATGAAACTGCAACCATACGTTTCATGCAGAGTGTGTCAAGGGCAAATTAATCAAATCTTAGGTCACAAAAAGGGTGTTCTTACTCTGTCCAGCAAAGGGGTGAGATTGGGCACTGTAGAAGGTATTTTAATATACAGCGTGATTTGCTCCAAAGAGCATGGTGGTTTGCGATGTATGACATATACATCGAATACGCAAACTGAGGTATATGCTGGAGGAAGAGCTTCGTCGACTGGAAGTCGTATCTTTAAAATTGATCTTGTCAACGGTAAGGTTTCAGGTTGCATCTCATATTCTCAGGATCTTGTTTTTATGACCTGCAATCTTCAATATGTCATTTTCGGACGATCAGATGGCTGCGTTGATGTCTTTGATCCGAAGTCTGAGAGAGTTGTCAAAACTTTCCGGTGCCATTCAGCCAGCCTTTCGTCCATATTTATTCATGACAACATTTTGATGACAACAGGGTATTCGTTAAAGAAGGATAGGTTTGTTCCCGACCCATTGGTTAACCGTTTTGATTTACAAACTTTGGACTCAATACCGCCGTATCCTTTTCCTGCAGGACCTACGCATGTGTATTTACATCCGCGAATCCTAGATCTTGCTCTGATAGCATCAAATATGGGCCAATTTCATTTTGTGGATATTTCAAACCCCGCAAAACTCCACATTTACCAGGCAGATTTATCAACATTTATCACACTGATGGATATTTCAGATTCGGGTGACTACTTTGCATTTATTGATGGAATGCAGAATTTACATTTATGGGCAAGGGTTCCAGATCCAATGAGTCCTCTTCCAAACTTTACCGTTTATGGAAAGCCGGTGAAATTTCCGTCCGTTAACAATGAGGTAATACCGATGATGAACCGCTTGAATTTTGAGTCAGCTTTCCCACCTTTAAATGGAATCAAGCTTCCACACTATGATGAAATGCTACTTTCTGCTTGGCCTCCTGATGTTGTGTTTAAAGTTGGTGCTGTTCCTAAACCAATAGACTATGAAATATTACGAGGTGTAAGGAAAGTGCAAACCTTCAGTATTGCACACTATGATAAGGATAAATTCGGTTCAAGGAACATTGTCACAAAGtatgaaaagcaaaaaaagctgaacATACCGAAGTTTATTAGTGAGAAGGACTCCGACCAAAGTGACGACGAAAATGAGAGTCATAATTCGGAGCAGCTTCAAGATTTCGCAGCTGCAAGGGATATGAGTCTCCCAGCAAGCTCCAGCTCAAACAGAACAGATAATATCTCTCAGGACAAGATTTATCCTAAGAAGCAGCAGAATGTATTTGAAACTGTTTCTGATTCAGGGGAGTTACCGAACGCATTCAAACTTATGCGTATTGCATACTCAAAATTTGGTGTTGACGactttgattttgaatattttaaCAACACACGATTTACTGGTCTTGAGGCGGATGCGGGAAATACTTACACGAATAGTATTATTCAATTATACAAGTACAACCCACCGCTATTTAACTACATTTCACTGTCATTAAGAGAAGATGTtgcagatgaagatattttgCTCGTGGAACTTGGATATCTCTTCGATAAAAGCTTGAATGCAAATGGGCATCATTGTGCTCCATCCAACTTCCAAAGGGTGCTTTCGACCAATGCAGAAGCACGAAAGCTTGGTCTTATTACGGAGAATGAATGTGTCTATGATAGTTATGGACAAAGAAAGCTGGTCCAGGTGTTTAACAGATTTCTTTTAGAGCAAATATCACGTGATGAACAATATCTTTACACCACAACTGAACCAGTGCGTTTGGATTCATTGTGTGGTGTGTCGACTGAAACTCGAATTGTGTCAAAATTCTGCTCACTAGAACGAAGTTTTTCTACCGTATTTCATTCGATAGACATTAATGTTCTTCCCGTTTCGTTAAATGCTCCAGCAAGCCTAACCATAGTAGACTACATACAGGCTTCCATGAGTAAAGCCGTTAGTCGTCCTATCAATTGTGATGTGTGTGGAAAGCGTCATCCAATTGATGCCTCGCTTCACGTTCGATCGTTACCTGCCGATTTGATTCTCAACATTGATTTAACGGATGAACAACTAGTGGATATTCGCTTTCTGAAAGGATGGCTTGTACCGGAGTTTTATGTTGCGCGAACAAACGATGGCTCGTCTGTGTTATTTGCCAAGCGTGAATCCGTCCCAAGCCAAGTTCCTGTGCGAAGGTATGATATCACAGGTCTTGTGGTACAGATAACGGATAGGGTCAATCGAAGCCACCTTGTGACCTTGACGAAGGTCCCTGACAAAACCGGAAAGTTAGATAAAGAGTCTTGGTGCCTTTTTAACGACTTCTTAGTTACAGAGGTGTCTCAAGAGGAGGCCCTTGATTTGAGTTACTGGTGGAAAAAGCCCGTCGTGATAATGTATAAAGCTGTGGATACTGAGGATAAGTTTGTGTATGATTGCTGGCGGCAGAATTTGGATGTTAGTATTCTTTACAAGGATCATTTTGCAAGAGGAACTAGAGAAGGCAAAATAATAGAGTACAAACTTCTCACGCACGATGAGCCACCACTGCCCGGTACAATGGTTGCAATTGATGCGGAATTTGTGCAGATTGCACCTCAAGAGTTTGAGATATCATTCCACCGCCCAAAGAAGCTTGTCAAGCCCAAGAGGTTGGTGCTTGGCCGTATATCAGTCTTAAAGTGTGATGGTAAGAATGCTGGAGAATGTTTCATTGATGATTATATTGTGGCAAAGGAGCACATTGACGATTACATCACCTCATTTTCTGGAATTGAGCCAGGAGATTTAGATCCTGATAAATCCAAAAGGACTTTGGTTACTCTACAGACTGCTTATCGTAAGATGTGGCTACTTTTGAATCTTGGATGCATTTTTGTCGGCCACTCCCTAAAGGGAGACTTCCGTATGATCAACATCCAAGTTCCACCTGAACAGGTGAGAGATACAGCTGAGTTATTCTATCtcaagaaggaaaagcgGAAATTGAGCTTGAAATATCTCATCTATCAGCTTTTCAAGGATAATGTTCAGGTAGGAAATCATGACTCAATTGAAGATGCCGATTCCGCCATGCGTGCATACAGAAAGTATTTGGAGCTCAAGAGTAATGGAAcatttgaagatattttgCAGAGAATATACTTGGAAGGACAGATGTCACAATTCCGGATCCCACAGTAACATTAGAAACGGCAGAtagagaaaatgaaaaaaaataaaataaaatgtttgTGTACAATAGTGAAGAATCCTAAATaagcttttcaattgtAGATTACTTAGATGCATATATTTAGTGTTGTAAATTAACTAAGTTCAGTGAAGAGGAAGCAGCTAGTTTCTGCTGAGCTCTTGTCGTGGGTTGATATCTTCTAGGCATTGCTCTAAACTGAGATGCTGCTGATCTGGAAGAACTGTAATAATTATTAGAGCCTTCTGTGTTGATCTCCTTTGAAGAATGATCATCTTTACTATCCACATTCAATGTCTCTCCTTTTCCCGAGTAAAATTGATCACTGTACTTTTTCCAGAAAGTAGATGCCTGCCTATTATACTGTTCAAAGCTGCCACGAAATGGTTCTTCTCTTGAAGCAATACCTAACGTTGTACCTGCATCTTCTGTTTCTGTTTGTACGATTCCAGGCCGCGTTTTCTGTATTAACAAGCCTGGGATCTCCTTCATTTTATCGAGGGACCTCAGCATAGGATTGCTGAAACGCCTGATACTTAGATACTCCCTTGATAACTTCTCATACTCCAACCTTGTCACATTTGTTGTAAATGGATTGTTAGAATCTGCAATATCCACTAAAGAACTAATATTCTTTCGTTGAAGCCATAACTTTTGTTGAGTTCTAGTCTGCAGCTCGGGTTGCTGATTTGCCATATATGAACTAAAGTCATTCGAAAAGTCTGTAGAATCTGTAGAGGCTCCTTCTTTGTTTTCGCTCATGCGGTTTTTTTGTAAGTGCTTTTCCTCATTTTGGTCTTCTGATACCTTTCTATGGTTTGGAGCTCTAAAATCTCTCAAACGGGCGGGTGTGAATCTATTCGTACgataaaaagaatttgCGGATGCAAGATTCAACCCAGATTGTCGGAATAAAAGAGATGCACTGCTACTAGACTGATTCATCGGCACAGCCTGCATCTGcatatttgatgaaatgaTACTTTTGCTAACATTTCCATTGCTTAAGCCATTAACTCTGGCATGCTCTTCTCCAGTGATGTGCTTATGTCGGTCTGGAGTATTTTTAGGCTTATATATGGGCTTTTCCTGTCCTGTGGACTGAGATAAAAGATAGTCGGCATTATAGGACATCGAATTTTTATCATTCACAGTGTTTTTGCTCTTCTCTTTCATAGCATAATCTTTATTTCCGTTAGAAAGTAGTTCCTCGTGTTTTTCTCCCCCgtttcctttttcattctGATCCTGTCTAAGCCTTTCCGGAACAGATTCAATTAAAAGATCTTTATTTACTTGGGAATAGCTCCTGCCATCCggtttattttctttcatatcCCTCACTTTATTATTCAAAGCGGATTGTTGCAGTTTCGTACTTTCTCGAAcgttatcttcttttttcaaattcataCCTGCTGCCTTTTCTTTACTCTGCGAAATTTCAGCATCATCAAACGATTCGACTTCCTCAGGAGATTCATTCCCTGATTCATTATCACTTGATCCCAGATCGATTATAACCTTGTGCTTTGTACCTCTCAATGATGCATTTCTTCCTGCTAGGTTGATAAGACTTCTTGTTTTATGATGTGGTCCCAGAACAGTCAAGGATCCCAGCCTTAAACCTGATTTATTATACCTGATAACATCACCACTTGACCTGGATCGCCCAATATACGGTCTATCTGTTCTTACAAATGATTCGTTTGATCTTATTCTCGGTAGCATCGTATGAGAACTGTTTCTTGTTAACTTTCCAGCTGCAAACTGcctcatctttctttttcccgCACCATCATCTTTAAGATGGGTCGATGAATGCACTCGCACCATGTTGCTACCACttaaatcaaataatcAGAGGAAATTGAAGTATGTAATCTTTATATTCAATAAGAAACAGTCAGctgtttgtttttcttttctttcaagaTCGTCGCTATCGtatgaatgaaaataagaagtgaaggataataaaaaataaatgggGTACGCATTTACTAGCAGCAGCgactctttctttttttttcccgccCCTGGAGTCTAAACTGctaatcatacataatttATACCTGTTCTGTATATGTGCCCATCAATCTTTATTATCTATCTTCTTGCAAGAGATACttgttttttccccctGAAAAGCGTTCTATTTCACAATTGGTATTATATTCATCATTCTAGAATTTTAACGGATTGCCTCATACGGTCTACATCAAATGTCAGCGAGTTTCAACTTGTATGAGGTGGCTCAAAACTATCTCAGCAGAATATTATCAACAGACAGTGATAAAGCAGAAAGCGGCCAATTGACCCGGAAGGAAAACAGCAGTGACCGTATAAGGGTTCTTCTCTTAGATAATGTAACGTCAAAAGTGATATCCATGGTTTCTACACAGTCTGAGTTGCTCAAGCACgaaatatttcttatcGATAGGCTtgaaaatacagaaagaGATAACTTGAAGAATCTTCCCTGTATATGTTTACTCAGACCATCGGATCTTACAGTATCAAATCTTTGCAATGAGATATCAGTTCCAAAGTATAAAAGCTATCAAGTATACTTCAATAACATTGTGTCCAAACCTAGATTGGAAAGATTGGCCGAATCCGACGATATGGAAATTGTATCTAAAGTTGCAGAGGTGTTTCAGGACTTCTACACAATTAATAAAACCTTTTTCACATCCATCAATATACAGAATTCATTAGGCATTAATCTTCCAGATACCTGGGATGGTCCTTCATTTGACAGTTCATTGGACTCGATTATTTCCACACTACTATCTTTGAAATTAAACCCAGTGATACGGTATGAATCAAACTCCAAAATGTGTCAGAAGCTCGCATCATCCGTTGCATACAAGATAAAAGAGAATAACAGCCTATTTTCTGATACTCCAAAGAAAGACATATCACCCTTGCTTTTAATTGTTGACCGAAGAAACGATCCGATCACCCCGCTTCTTTTCCCGTGGACCTATCAATCAATGATTCATGAAATATTTGGTATCAGAAATAATACAGTCGATATGTCCGGGTTACCGAATGTCGGTGAAGAATTAAAGACGGTGGTTCTCAATGAGACGCAAGACAAGTTTTATGAGAATTCGATGTACTCCAACTTCGGTGAATTATCTCAGTCTCTCAAGGAATatatcaacaaatataagCAAAAGACCAAGACGAACTCTAGTATTAGCACAATAAAAGATATGAGATTCTTCCTCGAAAACTATCCCGAATTCCGAAAGATTTCGTTGAATCTCTCCAAGCACATGCTGCTTTCATCTGATATCGATAAAAAGATCAATGAATGGCGCATGTGGGAGGTCAGTGAATTTCAGCAAACTTTGGTTTCTGATTCTAGTTTTAGTAACCATAAAGAAGAGCTTACGAAACTTGAGGATTTCTTGTTCGATCGTATAAAGAATGAGCAGGGCCAAATTCAGCCACCACTTGCCGAATCCACTAAAGCTAAATTATTGGCATTATACGCATTGAAGTATGAGACTTTCAACGAAAATCAAACCTCTCATCTTATTCGTCTGCTTAAAAAGCAGGGATTTTCTGCTGAATATCTTCATTTCATTCCTAGTTTATTAAAGTACGCAGGTTCATC
The sequence above is a segment of the Brettanomyces bruxellensis chromosome 6, complete sequence genome. Coding sequences within it:
- a CDS encoding uncharacterized protein (BUSCO:EOG09261LPY), with amino-acid sequence MNTQGGKQGMTPEEQEKKIQHRRTIDYFTPMGKMMIRKNVYNRRKTRQPLGHIRPEMSYLTYLLPPFKEQPAIYDVETKFVHVSTNKARHAIHAIKWTPDAKRVLVSSYSGEFTLWNGMTFNFESIMQAHDSAIFALQYSHDGDWLISGDQEGTIKYWQPNFNNVNILPKSHDNAIQGLAFSPNSSKFVSCSDDQMLKIWNFSTAQQERVLKGHHWDVKCCDWHPSLGIVVSGSKDNLVKFWDPRDATCITTMHDFKHTVTKAQFQQIGNQRLMAASSRDHSTRVFDLRTMKPLLSIRSFNDTDMTAMSWHPVHSSILSIGGYDGSLSTYDLGKAIDPQIVTDDSSISTDAQPNTISPLNFKEFHVKSITEPLSRIPYAHDKAIYTIEYHPLGHLLCTAGADKSLRFWCRGRPNDPLAFKDTAYTGESWAEKQQHFMQRGYKQEEEGEEMQEEQETQTAAPSEPAFPGFSIPGLSG
- a CDS encoding uncharacterized protein (MEROPS:MER0030317) → MDGWGEILQIPAIKVPRGSHSADKAVQKGITAFKFDDSHDLIWLGDSSGYLYSFYGMKLQPYVSCRVCQGQINQILGHKKGVLTLSSKGVRLGTVEGILIYSVICSKEHGGLRCMTYTSNTQTEVYAGGRASSTGSRIFKIDLVNGKVSGCISYSQDLVFMTCNLQYVIFGRSDGCVDVFDPKSERVVKTFRCHSASLSSIFIHDNILMTTGYSLKKDRFVPDPLVNRFDLQTLDSIPPYPFPAGPTHVYLHPRILDLALIASNMGQFHFVDISNPAKLHIYQADLSTFITLMDISDSGDYFAFIDGMQNLHLWARVPDPMSPLPNFTVYGKPVKFPSVNNEVIPMMNRLNFESAFPPLNGIKLPHYDEMLLSAWPPDVVFKVGAVPKPIDYEILRGVRKVQTFSIAHYDKDKFGSRNIVTKYEKQKKLNIPKFISEKDSDQSDDENESHNSEQLQDFAAARDMSLPASSSSNRTDNISQDKIYPKKQQNVFETVSDSGELPNAFKLMRIAYSKFGVDDFDFEYFNNTRFTGLEADAGNTYTNSIIQLYKYNPPLFNYISLSLREDVADEDILLVELGYLFDKSLNANGHHCAPSNFQRVLSTNAEARKLGLITENECVYDSYGQRKLVQVFNRFLLEQISRDEQYLYTTTEPVRLDSLCGVSTETRIVSKFCSLERSFSTVFHSIDINVLPVSLNAPASLTIVDYIQASMSKAVSRPINCDVCGKRHPIDASLHVRSLPADLILNIDLTDEQLVDIRFLKGWLVPEFYVARTNDGSSVLFAKRESVPSQVPVRRYDITGLVVQITDRVNRSHLVTLTKVPDKTGKLDKESWCLFNDFLVTEVSQEEALDLSYWWKKPVVIMYKAVDTEDKFVYDCWRQNLDVSILYKDHFARGTREGKIIEYKLLTHDEPPLPGTMVAIDAEFVQIAPQEFEISFHRPKKLVKPKRLVLGRISVLKCDGKNAGECFIDDYIVAKEHIDDYITSFSGIEPGDLDPDKSKRTLVTLQTAYRKMWLLLNLGCIFVGHSLKGDFRMINIQVPPEQVRDTAELFYLKKEKRKLSLKYLIYQLFKDNVQVGNHDSIEDADSAMRAYRKYLELKSNGTFEDILQRIYLEGQMSQFRIPQ